The following nucleotide sequence is from Halogeometricum borinquense DSM 11551.
CGCGGAAGACTCTACTGAAGCGGTGGCTATTTGGCAGTGTGCCGCCGAACGCATCTCAATGTCTGATGTCGCCGAGCGACCGCCGATAGTTTTTCTCACAATCGACTCGCTGCGACGCGACGAAGTTGGTTGCTACGGGGACAGAGGTGTTGATTATGACCTCACTCCCGAAATCGACTCGCTCGCAGCGGATGGCGTTCGATTCGACACCGCTATCAGCAACGCGCCGAACACGCTCTTCTCGTTCCTTGCGACGCTTACCTCCACGTACCCGTTAGCTAAGAAGGGCAACACGGCCGGGCGACCCGCAGTGGCTGAAGAACTCTCGGACGCCGGTTACCGGACGGCAGGGTTCCACTCGAATCCGTTTCTCTCCCGTCACTACGGGTTCCATCGCGGCTTTGATGTGTACCACGACTTCACCGACGGTAGTGGCGATGGCGACGATGACGGTGAATCCTCGCTGACGAACCGGTTCTTCGAGGTGCTCAATCGAACGCTTCACCGATCTCCTCTCCTGCACGAGTACGCAAAGGAGACAAAGAACTACTTCACGCCACCGTACACGCGCGCTGGTCCCATCAACGACGCTGCTACCGAGCATCTTCGAAACGTGGACTTCGATGACCCGCAATTCGTCTGGGTCCACTATATGGACGCACACCACCCCTATCTCCCGACGGGGAAGTACCGAGAACTCCCGTTCCTTCCCGATATTTCACCGGTTCGAACCGTTGACCTTGCAGCAAAGATTGACTTGGTCAAACACCCCGAGTACGACGGCGCTAGAGCGTCCGTCTCGGAACGTGATGTAGCGGATCTCCGTGCTCTCTACCGAGCACAGGTCAAACGCACCGACGACGCCGTTGGCGAAATTGTCGCCGAGCTAAAGCGCCCAGGGAATCTATGAGGAGGCATGTATCGTCATCGCTTCGGACCACGGTGACGAATTCCTCGAACACGGGTCGCTCGGTCATTCCCCGCAGTTGTACGACGAACTCATCCACGTCCCGTTCATTGTCAAACCGCCGGCCGAATATGATACAGTAGA
It contains:
- a CDS encoding sulfatase-like hydrolase/transferase — translated: MSDVAERPPIVFLTIDSLRRDEVGCYGDRGVDYDLTPEIDSLAADGVRFDTAISNAPNTLFSFLATLTSTYPLAKKGNTAGRPAVAEELSDAGYRTAGFHSNPFLSRHYGFHRGFDVYHDFTDGSGDGDDDGESSLTNRFFEVLNRTLHRSPLLHEYAKETKNYFTPPYTRAGPINDAATEHLRNVDFDDPQFVWVHYMDAHHPYLPTGKYRELPFLPDISPVRTVDLAAKIDLVKHPEYDGARASVSERDVADLRALYRAQVKRTDDAVGEIVAELKRPGNL